A genomic stretch from Candidatus Polarisedimenticolaceae bacterium includes:
- a CDS encoding VOC family protein produces the protein MDLGAFSISLTVKDLEASRSFYEKLGFEVFGGNAAQNWLILKNGDHIIGLFKGMFEKNILTFNPGWDQDAKNLPSFTDVRELQRRLKEQGVLLLSEADESTTGPASFVAVDPDGNPILVDQHR, from the coding sequence ATGGACCTCGGAGCATTCTCGATCAGCCTGACGGTCAAGGACCTCGAAGCCTCGAGGAGCTTCTACGAGAAGCTCGGCTTCGAAGTGTTCGGCGGGAACGCCGCGCAGAACTGGCTGATCCTCAAGAACGGCGATCACATCATCGGCCTGTTCAAGGGGATGTTCGAGAAGAACATCCTCACCTTCAACCCGGGCTGGGACCAGGACGCCAAGAACCTCCCGTCGTTCACCGACGTGCGGGAGTTGCAGCGCCGGCTGAAGGAGCAGGGGGTGCTGCTCCTCAGCGAGGCGGACGAGAGCACGACCGGTCCCGCCAGCTTCGTCGCGGTGGATCCCGACGGAAACCCCATCCTCGTGGATCAACACCGGTGA